A stretch of the Enterobacter mori genome encodes the following:
- the parC gene encoding DNA topoisomerase IV subunit A: protein MSDMAERLALHEFTENAYLNYSMYVIMDRALPFIGDGLKPVQRRIVYAMSELGLNATAKFKKSARTVGDVLGKYHPHGDSACYEAMVLMAQPFSYRYPLVDGQGNWGAPDDPKSFAAMRYTESRLSKYAEVLLGELGQGTVDWVPNFDGTLQEPKMLPARLPNILLNGTTGIAVGMATDIPPHNLREVAKAAITLIEQPKTSLDELLDIVQGPDYPTEAEIITSRAEIRKIYQNGRGSVRMRAVWNKEDGAVVITALPHQVSGAKVLEQIASQMRNKKLPMVDDLRDESDHENPTRLVIVPRSNRVDMEQVMNHLFATTDLEKSYRINLNMIGLDGRPAVKNLLEILTEWLTFRRDTVRRRLNHRLEKVLKRLHILEGLLVAFLNIDEVIEIIRTEDEPKPALMSRFGISETQAEAILELKLRHLAKLEEMKIRGEQNELEKERDQLQAILASERKMNTLLKKELQADAEAFGDDRRSPLHEREEAKAMNEHDMQPSEPVTIVLSQSGWVRSAKGHDIDAPGLSYKAGDSFKAAVKGKSNQPVAFIDSTGRSYAIDPITLPSARGQGEPLTGKLTLPPGATVDHMLMEADDQKLLMASDAGYGFICTFNDLVSRNRAGKALISLPDNAHVMTPLVIENESDMLLAITSAGRMLMFPVSDLPELSKGKGNKIINIPSAEAAKGEDGLAHLFILPPQSTLTIHVGKRKIKLRPEELQKVVGERGRRGSLMRGLQRIDRVEIDSPARSTAGDSEE, encoded by the coding sequence ATGAGCGATATGGCAGAGCGCCTCGCGCTACATGAATTCACGGAAAACGCCTACCTGAACTACTCCATGTACGTCATCATGGACAGGGCGTTGCCGTTTATCGGGGATGGCCTGAAGCCTGTTCAGCGCCGCATCGTCTATGCGATGTCCGAACTGGGGCTGAATGCCACCGCCAAGTTCAAGAAATCCGCCCGTACCGTCGGTGACGTACTGGGTAAATACCATCCGCACGGCGACAGCGCCTGCTATGAAGCGATGGTGCTGATGGCGCAGCCGTTCTCTTACCGCTATCCGCTGGTGGATGGTCAGGGGAACTGGGGGGCGCCGGACGATCCGAAATCCTTCGCGGCGATGCGTTATACCGAGTCCCGCCTGTCTAAATATGCCGAAGTGCTGCTGGGCGAGCTGGGGCAGGGAACCGTCGACTGGGTGCCAAACTTCGACGGTACGCTGCAGGAGCCGAAGATGCTGCCTGCGCGTCTGCCGAACATCCTGCTGAACGGCACCACCGGTATCGCGGTCGGTATGGCGACGGACATTCCGCCGCACAACCTGCGTGAAGTGGCGAAAGCCGCCATCACCCTGATTGAACAGCCGAAAACCTCGCTGGACGAGCTGCTGGATATCGTGCAGGGGCCGGATTACCCGACCGAAGCCGAAATCATCACCTCGCGCGCGGAAATCCGTAAAATCTACCAGAACGGTCGCGGCTCCGTGCGCATGCGCGCGGTGTGGAACAAAGAGGACGGCGCCGTGGTGATCACCGCGCTGCCGCATCAGGTTTCCGGTGCCAAAGTGCTGGAGCAGATCGCCTCCCAGATGCGCAATAAAAAGCTGCCGATGGTGGACGACCTGCGCGACGAATCGGACCACGAAAACCCGACCCGTCTGGTGATCGTGCCGCGCTCGAACCGCGTGGACATGGAGCAGGTGATGAATCACCTGTTCGCCACCACCGATCTGGAAAAAAGCTACCGCATCAACCTGAACATGATTGGCCTTGACGGTCGCCCGGCGGTGAAAAACCTGCTGGAGATCCTCACCGAGTGGCTGACGTTCCGTCGCGATACGGTGCGCCGTCGTCTGAACCACCGCCTGGAAAAAGTGCTTAAGCGCCTGCATATCCTCGAAGGTTTGCTGGTGGCGTTCCTCAATATCGACGAAGTGATTGAGATCATTCGTACCGAGGACGAGCCGAAGCCCGCGCTGATGTCGCGCTTTGGCATCAGCGAAACCCAGGCCGAAGCGATCCTCGAACTGAAGCTGCGCCATCTCGCCAAACTGGAAGAGATGAAGATCCGCGGCGAGCAGAACGAGCTGGAAAAAGAGCGCGATCAGCTGCAGGCGATTCTGGCGTCCGAGCGCAAGATGAATACCCTGCTGAAGAAAGAGCTGCAGGCGGATGCCGAAGCCTTTGGCGACGACCGCCGTTCTCCTCTGCACGAGCGTGAAGAAGCGAAGGCGATGAACGAGCACGACATGCAGCCGTCCGAGCCGGTGACCATTGTGCTGTCGCAGAGCGGCTGGGTGCGCAGCGCCAAAGGCCACGATATCGACGCGCCGGGCCTGAGCTATAAAGCGGGCGACAGCTTCAAAGCGGCGGTGAAAGGCAAGAGCAACCAGCCGGTGGCGTTTATCGACTCCACCGGTCGCAGCTACGCCATCGACCCGATCACGCTGCCTTCCGCCCGTGGACAGGGTGAACCGCTGACCGGCAAGCTGACGCTGCCGCCGGGTGCGACGGTTGACCATATGCTGATGGAAGCTGATGACCAGAAACTGCTGATGGCCTCCGATGCGGGCTACGGCTTTATCTGTACCTTTAACGATCTCGTGTCGCGTAACCGCGCCGGTAAAGCGCTGATTAGCCTGCCGGACAACGCCCACGTGATGACGCCGCTGGTGATTGAGAACGAGAGCGACATGCTGCTGGCAATTACCTCTGCCGGACGTATGCTGATGTTCCCGGTCAGCGACCTGCCGGAGCTGTCGAAAGGTAAAGGTAACAAGATCATCAACATCCCGTCGGCGGAAGCGGCGAAAGGCGAGGATGGCCTGGCGCACCTCTTCATTCTGCCGCCGCAGAGCACGCTGACTATTCATGTCGGCAAGCGTAAAATCAAACTGCGTCCGGAAGAGCTGCAGAAGGTTGTTGGCGAGCGCGGTCGTCGCGGCTCGCTGATGCGCGGCCTGCAGCGTATCGACCGCGTGGAGATTGACTCTCCTGCGCGCAGCACTGCGGGCGACAGCGAAGAGTAA
- a CDS encoding YgiW/YdeI family stress tolerance OB fold protein produces the protein MKKFAALAAIMMMTTAPVFAAQGGFNGPSATATQTQTQQGGFVDNNANLTTAAKVKDLKDDAWVKLRGNITERLSDDRYTFRDETGTVVVEIDHKRWNGVTVSPQDKVELQGKVDKDWNEFEIDVKQVIKLNK, from the coding sequence ATGAAAAAATTCGCTGCACTTGCTGCCATCATGATGATGACTACTGCCCCTGTTTTTGCCGCGCAGGGCGGATTTAACGGCCCGTCCGCAACCGCGACCCAGACGCAAACCCAGCAGGGCGGTTTTGTGGATAACAACGCCAACCTGACGACGGCGGCAAAAGTGAAGGATCTGAAGGACGATGCGTGGGTGAAGCTGCGTGGTAACATCACCGAGCGCCTGTCCGATGACCGCTACACCTTCCGCGATGAAACCGGCACGGTGGTCGTTGAGATTGACCACAAGCGCTGGAACGGCGTGACCGTCAGCCCGCAGGATAAGGTCGAACTCCAGGGTAAAGTCGATAAAGACTGGAACGAGTTTGAAATCGACGTGAAGCAGGTCATCAAGCTGAACAAATAA
- the qseB gene encoding quorum sensing response regulator transcription factor QseB, which yields MRILLVEDDRLIGDGIKAGLSKMGFNVDWFTDGKTGQTALYSAPYDAVVLDLTLPEIDGLEILRAWREIGKREPVLILTARDALNQRVEGLRLGADDYLCKPFALIEVAARLEALVRRSHGQTRSELRHGKVTLDPTSLVATLEGETLTLKPKEFALLELLMRNAGRVLPRKTIEEKLYNWDDDVSSNAVEVHVHHLRRKLGSAFIRTVHGIGYTLGDA from the coding sequence ATGCGCATTTTACTGGTAGAAGACGACAGGCTCATCGGCGACGGCATCAAAGCGGGCCTGAGCAAAATGGGGTTTAACGTGGACTGGTTTACCGACGGGAAAACCGGTCAGACCGCGCTGTATAGCGCACCCTATGATGCCGTGGTGCTGGATCTGACGCTGCCGGAGATCGACGGGCTGGAGATCCTGCGCGCCTGGCGCGAAATCGGTAAGCGCGAGCCGGTACTGATTCTGACGGCGCGGGATGCGCTGAACCAGCGCGTCGAGGGGTTGCGCCTGGGCGCGGATGATTATCTCTGCAAGCCGTTTGCCCTGATCGAAGTGGCTGCGCGCCTTGAGGCGCTGGTGCGTCGCAGCCACGGTCAGACTCGTAGCGAACTGCGTCACGGTAAGGTCACGCTCGACCCGACGAGCCTTGTCGCCACGCTGGAGGGCGAAACGCTGACACTCAAACCGAAAGAGTTCGCCCTGCTGGAGCTGCTGATGCGCAATGCGGGCCGCGTGCTGCCGCGCAAAACGATTGAAGAAAAGCTCTATAACTGGGATGACGACGTCTCCAGCAACGCCGTGGAAGTTCACGTCCATCATCTTCGCCGCAAGCTTGGCAGCGCGTTTATCCGCACCGTGCACGGTATCGGCTACACCCTGGGTGACGCATGA